The following proteins are co-located in the Bacteroidales bacterium genome:
- the gyrB gene encoding DNA topoisomerase (ATP-hydrolyzing) subunit B, whose translation MSEKEKKLQDSIDYSADNIQVLEGLEAVRKRPAMYIGDIGIKGLHHLVYEVVDNSIDEALAGYCSNIEVIIHENGSVTVNDDGRGIPTGIMEKEQKSALEVVMTVLHAGGKFDKDSYKVSGGLHGVGVSCVNALSDKLTVVIQREGQVFQQEYSKGKPVTAVEVTGKSDKSGTSVTFKPDGTIFQTTEFNFEILAARLRELAFLNKGIVLTIKDMREIVEDGNGGSPRSEIFHSEQGLKEFVEYLDANRERLIEKVIHITYDKTEIPVEIALQYNNSFSENVHSYVNNINTIEGGTHLAGFRRGLTRTLKKYAEDSGATSKLKFDINGDDFREGLTAIVSVKVQEPQFEGQTKTKLGNSEVIGAVDQAVSTMLANYLEENPKDARIIVQKVILAATARHAARKARELVQRKNVLSGSGLPGKLADCADRDPAHCEIYLVEGDSAGGTAKQGRDRRFQAILPLRGKILNVEKAMQHRIYESEEIKNIFTALGVNIGTEEDSKALNLSGLRYHKIIIMTDADVDGSHITTLIMTFFFRYMIDLIKGGNIYIATPPLYLVKKGKSERYCWTEEEREAAVQEMGQGKESSVGIQRYKGLGEMNAEQLWSTTMNPETRTLRQVTIESAAEADHIFSMLMGDEVPPRREFIETHAKYARIDV comes from the coding sequence ATGAGTGAGAAAGAAAAGAAATTGCAGGACAGTATAGATTATTCAGCAGATAATATTCAGGTACTCGAAGGACTTGAGGCTGTAAGAAAAAGACCTGCAATGTACATTGGTGATATTGGCATAAAAGGATTGCATCATCTTGTATATGAGGTTGTTGACAACTCGATTGATGAGGCGCTTGCAGGCTATTGTTCAAATATTGAGGTAATTATACATGAGAATGGCTCAGTAACTGTAAATGATGACGGAAGGGGCATACCTACCGGGATAATGGAGAAAGAGCAGAAATCAGCTCTTGAAGTTGTTATGACAGTCCTTCATGCCGGTGGTAAGTTTGACAAAGATTCATATAAGGTCTCCGGTGGTCTTCACGGTGTTGGTGTCTCCTGCGTAAACGCTCTGTCAGATAAACTGACTGTTGTTATTCAGAGAGAGGGTCAGGTATTCCAGCAGGAGTACTCAAAAGGGAAACCTGTTACAGCAGTGGAAGTCACAGGCAAATCTGATAAATCGGGAACATCTGTTACATTTAAACCCGACGGAACAATATTTCAGACAACCGAATTCAACTTCGAGATCCTTGCAGCACGTCTGCGTGAGCTTGCATTCCTGAATAAAGGAATAGTTCTCACTATTAAGGATATGCGCGAGATTGTTGAAGATGGAAATGGCGGTTCGCCCCGCAGTGAGATCTTTCACTCTGAGCAAGGACTTAAAGAGTTTGTAGAGTACCTTGATGCTAACCGTGAAAGACTGATAGAAAAAGTCATTCATATAACCTACGACAAAACTGAGATACCGGTTGAGATTGCCCTTCAGTATAATAACTCTTTCTCTGAAAATGTGCATTCATATGTAAACAATATTAATACTATTGAGGGAGGAACTCACCTTGCAGGTTTCAGAAGGGGCCTAACCCGCACACTTAAGAAATATGCCGAAGACTCCGGTGCAACATCAAAACTGAAATTTGATATCAATGGTGACGATTTCCGTGAGGGTCTCACAGCTATAGTCTCTGTTAAAGTCCAGGAACCACAGTTTGAAGGCCAGACAAAAACAAAACTTGGTAACTCTGAGGTTATTGGAGCTGTTGATCAGGCTGTAAGCACAATGCTGGCAAACTATCTCGAGGAGAATCCGAAAGATGCAAGGATCATAGTCCAGAAGGTTATTCTTGCCGCTACAGCACGACATGCTGCCCGTAAAGCCAGAGAACTGGTACAGCGTAAAAACGTGCTTTCGGGCTCAGGACTGCCAGGTAAACTGGCCGATTGTGCCGACAGGGATCCTGCACATTGCGAAATCTATCTGGTCGAGGGTGATTCTGCAGGCGGCACGGCAAAACAGGGACGTGACAGACGTTTTCAGGCTATTTTACCACTAAGAGGTAAGATCCTCAATGTTGAAAAAGCAATGCAGCACAGGATTTATGAGAGTGAAGAAATCAAGAATATCTTTACTGCACTTGGTGTCAATATAGGAACAGAAGAAGACAGCAAGGCTCTTAATCTGAGCGGATTACGTTATCATAAGATAATAATAATGACTGATGCCGACGTTGACGGATCTCATATCACTACCCTTATTATGACTTTCTTTTTCAGGTATATGATTGATCTTATCAAAGGCGGGAATATCTATATCGCCACACCACCTCTCTACCTTGTTAAAAAAGGCAAGTCTGAGCGTTATTGCTGGACCGAAGAAGAGCGTGAAGCTGCCGTGCAGGAAATGGGACAGGGAAAAGAATCTTCTGTAGGTATTCAGCGATACAAAGGTCTCGGTGAAATGAACGCGGAACAATTATGGTCAACAACTATGAACCCTGAAACCAGGACTCTCAGACAGGTGACTATAGAGAGTGCAGCTGAGGCAGATCATATCTTCTCGATGCTGATGGGAGATGAGGTTCCTCCGAGAAGAGAGTTCATCGAAACCCATGCAAAATACGCAAGGATTGACGTCTAA
- a CDS encoding DUF362 domain-containing protein: MNKKIAVRKCKEYNLHDVFDNISEIYRITEGPDVKGKRVLVKPNILTDDDPAKCISTHPVVVEAMIRFLQSKGASAVMVGDSPAVHTQRFKGEKSGISKVCETTGAQWVDFTLSPVEKKLKKQKIKIASVTGEVDLIISVPKFKNHELVYFTGAIKNTLGLVPGFTKAKQHALHQERNSFGEFLVDLNEIVTPDYFLMDGIMAMEGPGPGRGFPTNVGLLLGSTNPLALDIIATRVAGYDPMVIPTSRTALFRKIWLQSVEDIVYDGPEIESIIKEGFLKVPISHINNIAFKFVMHRISFLRKFERRPVFIHDKCTGCQKCVNICPVQAIKPLSSNKKYIVLTDSKCIRCFCCSEVCNDDAVEIKRKVFGV; the protein is encoded by the coding sequence ATGAATAAAAAGATAGCTGTCAGGAAGTGCAAAGAGTACAATCTCCATGATGTTTTTGATAACATTTCAGAGATTTACAGAATTACAGAGGGACCAGATGTAAAAGGCAAGCGAGTCCTTGTAAAACCTAATATCCTTACTGATGATGATCCTGCAAAATGCATCAGTACACATCCTGTGGTGGTTGAGGCTATGATTCGTTTTCTTCAGTCAAAAGGTGCTTCAGCGGTTATGGTTGGCGATTCGCCGGCAGTTCATACCCAGCGATTTAAAGGTGAAAAATCCGGAATCTCCAAAGTTTGTGAAACAACCGGGGCACAATGGGTTGATTTCACATTAAGTCCGGTTGAGAAAAAACTTAAAAAGCAAAAAATAAAAATTGCATCAGTCACCGGTGAGGTTGATCTTATTATCTCTGTTCCTAAATTCAAAAATCACGAACTGGTTTATTTCACAGGGGCAATTAAAAACACACTGGGACTTGTACCCGGATTCACCAAAGCGAAGCAACATGCACTGCATCAGGAAAGAAATAGTTTTGGTGAATTTCTTGTCGATCTGAATGAAATAGTTACTCCTGACTATTTTCTAATGGATGGCATAATGGCAATGGAAGGACCAGGTCCGGGGAGAGGGTTCCCAACAAATGTCGGACTCCTTTTAGGATCAACCAATCCGCTTGCACTCGACATTATTGCAACCAGGGTTGCAGGCTATGATCCTATGGTTATCCCGACTTCAAGAACTGCCCTTTTCAGAAAAATATGGCTTCAATCAGTTGAAGATATAGTTTATGATGGTCCTGAGATAGAATCAATTATAAAAGAAGGCTTCCTGAAAGTTCCTATTTCACACATTAACAACATCGCGTTTAAGTTTGTGATGCACAGGATTAGCTTCCTCAGAAAATTTGAGAGGAGACCTGTATTTATTCATGATAAGTGCACCGGTTGCCAGAAGTGTGTAAATATCTGTCCGGTTCAGGCAATCAAACCTCTTTCTTCAAATAAGAAATATATTGTTCTGACAGACAGCAAGTGCATCAGATGTTTCTGCTGCAGCGAAGTCTGCAATGATGATGCAGTGGAAATAAAAAGAAAAGTTTTCGGAGTTTAA
- the dacB gene encoding D-alanyl-D-alanine carboxypeptidase/D-alanyl-D-alanine-endopeptidase produces the protein MLKYFITLTLLFSGLCSYSQRNALDRLLADSSMLHASVSLFIADSENGKTVLESNSEKSLTPASVMKLVTTAAAIELLGPQYTFKTIVGYTGVLNKRTGKLKGDIVIRGGGDPCLGSPYFPDYYKDFSDTWITEIKKLGIKKIEGRVITDDSYYDFQPVPAKWLWEDAGNYYGAGAYGLSVFDNTYEIRFMTSADSQLVVKEIIPDECRTEFSNWLTAAGTADEGYVFAAPYSTNGWLAGTIPANLDDFVLKASVADPPRLIAKMINNELTASGIVVSEEPTTFRLEQIATREKLEQIAETTSPPLSEIIEVLNHESVNLYAEHLIKELGKKYSGNGSTDAGVEVVKGFLRNSGIGEDGMFIEDGSGLSPVNSITAKGLAGVLYYMKRYGKYFPEYYNSLPEAGKEGTLKSYFRDPVFDTRLKAKSGSMTRVRSYAGYFTTISGKQMIFSILINNYTGTSRHLITGIEEIIKETILNE, from the coding sequence ATGTTGAAATATTTCATTACCCTCACTTTATTATTTTCCGGCCTGTGCTCCTACTCACAAAGGAACGCACTGGACAGGTTGCTTGCAGATTCATCAATGTTACATGCTTCTGTATCACTATTCATTGCTGACTCGGAAAACGGAAAAACGGTACTTGAATCTAATTCGGAAAAAAGCCTTACTCCTGCATCTGTTATGAAGCTTGTTACTACAGCAGCAGCAATTGAGTTACTGGGACCTCAATATACATTCAAAACAATTGTAGGCTATACGGGAGTATTAAATAAAAGGACCGGAAAACTTAAAGGGGATATTGTCATCCGGGGAGGAGGAGATCCTTGCCTGGGATCGCCATATTTTCCAGATTATTACAAAGATTTTTCTGACACATGGATAACTGAGATCAAAAAGCTTGGAATAAAAAAGATAGAAGGAAGAGTCATTACTGATGACTCATACTATGATTTTCAACCTGTTCCTGCGAAGTGGTTATGGGAAGATGCCGGAAACTATTACGGAGCAGGAGCATACGGACTTTCTGTTTTTGATAATACTTATGAGATCAGATTTATGACAAGTGCAGATTCGCAGCTGGTTGTAAAAGAAATCATACCGGATGAATGCAGAACAGAATTTTCAAACTGGCTTACGGCTGCCGGTACAGCAGATGAAGGTTACGTATTTGCCGCACCCTACAGTACAAATGGCTGGCTGGCAGGAACAATACCTGCAAACCTTGATGATTTTGTCCTGAAAGCATCTGTAGCTGATCCTCCGCGGCTTATTGCTAAAATGATTAACAATGAACTAACAGCATCGGGCATAGTTGTTTCAGAAGAACCAACAACCTTCAGACTGGAGCAGATAGCCACCAGGGAAAAGCTGGAACAGATTGCGGAAACCACCTCACCTCCGCTGTCAGAGATAATAGAAGTTCTAAATCATGAAAGCGTTAACCTGTATGCGGAACACCTGATTAAAGAACTTGGCAAAAAGTATTCAGGGAATGGTTCAACTGATGCCGGTGTTGAGGTTGTGAAAGGATTCCTGAGAAATTCCGGCATAGGCGAAGACGGAATGTTTATCGAGGATGGAAGTGGTTTATCTCCGGTGAACTCGATAACTGCCAAAGGATTAGCGGGCGTATTATATTATATGAAAAGATACGGAAAGTACTTTCCAGAGTACTATAACTCCCTGCCTGAAGCCGGGAAAGAGGGAACTCTGAAAAGCTACTTCAGGGATCCTGTTTTCGATACCAGATTAAAAGCAAAAAGCGGCTCAATGACAAGAGTAAGAAGTTATGCAGGCTACTTTACAACCATATCGGGAAAACAAATGATCTTCAGTATATTAATTAATAATTATACCGGTACATCCCGGCATTTAATTACCGGTATAGAGGAGATAATCAAAGAAACAATATTGAATGAATAA
- a CDS encoding tetratricopeptide repeat protein has translation MNRKTDRSSVFLLIIFFLLTITVTEVKSQLPFSGKEMGSEFNRGMELFNKEKYPAAIRLLDSYVRSEDNSEKIKKDEAEYYSALSALRLFNTDAEYRMVMYISTHPESPRINEARLELGDYFYQNKNYRKASVYYETVNRQQLESDKLPEYFFRYGYSSYIKGDKEKALLMFSEIKDIDTEYTPPAIYYFSQIAYEDKMYQTAMEGFMRLKDDETFGGVVPFYIVQILYLQKDYDGILEIAPELISSAGKERVVELYRFIGDAYYNKGNYAEALPYLEKYSAGAKASAREDKYQLGYCYYKTKEIDKAIKTLLDIGVRSDILSHNIWNILGDCYLQKGDKKRAQLAFGEASKLNYDKKIKEESLFNYAKLTYELAYSPFGEAIASFQEYIDLYPGSERIQEVYDYLIGAYMQLKSYKAALASLDKIANKDSRLEEAYQRVAFFRGLELFKNLEIEASIDMFDKSLKYEKYNRQIRARAIYWRGEAWYRLAHYDKAKSDYEQFMGIPGSMLLSEYNMVRYNLGYSLFNLDDYSNALNHFKTFESGVTNVRPEVLADTKNRIADCYYITMNYPLAISYYDKVIEYGNLDADYAMFQKGFSLGLMNDGKGKVDILTSLIQKYPKSTFVPNAIFERGRAYIVLEDYARGEADLNSVISTYPSNPLVPRAIVQLGLLYYNLGENEKAIAQYKKVIENFKSTLEARNAMTGLKNAYVEMNDVESYFAYVKTLDGYGDVNLAAKDSMLYTSGENLYISARYDRATEVFKNYLTEFPNGSFRQNAQYYLAECLRSAGNNDEALKYYTAVAAEPNNQFMEQSLIAASSIAFEKEDFASSLDYYERLENAANTDATVLAALKGQLRSAYEAENAQKTIIAAGKIISFVNVPEELVREANFMSAKANYSINKIDEALRDFRKVSVEVTSAEGAESKFRVAELLYKKDQVADAEKVITEFINQNTPHQFWMARIFLLLADISIKKGDTLQARATLQSLKDYYSVDNDGILDEVKSKLDALTDTKQQPL, from the coding sequence ATGAACAGAAAGACAGACCGCTCCTCAGTATTTTTATTGATAATATTCTTCCTTTTAACAATCACTGTTACAGAGGTTAAGTCGCAGCTCCCCTTTTCCGGGAAGGAGATGGGGTCTGAATTCAACAGGGGAATGGAATTGTTTAACAAGGAGAAATATCCTGCTGCAATACGGCTGCTCGATTCATATGTAAGAAGTGAGGATAACTCAGAAAAGATTAAAAAAGATGAAGCTGAATATTACAGTGCGCTTTCTGCATTGAGACTTTTCAATACAGATGCTGAGTACAGAATGGTAATGTATATATCGACACATCCTGAGAGTCCGCGCATAAATGAAGCCAGACTTGAGCTGGGCGACTATTTCTATCAGAATAAGAATTACAGAAAGGCTTCAGTGTATTATGAAACAGTTAACAGACAGCAGCTTGAGAGTGATAAGTTGCCCGAATACTTCTTCCGCTATGGCTACTCTTCTTATATCAAAGGTGATAAGGAGAAGGCTCTTCTGATGTTTTCAGAAATAAAGGATATTGATACTGAGTACACTCCTCCTGCAATCTATTATTTCTCGCAGATTGCGTATGAGGACAAGATGTATCAGACAGCAATGGAAGGGTTCATGCGGCTGAAAGATGATGAAACATTCGGGGGAGTAGTCCCGTTTTATATTGTTCAGATCCTTTATCTTCAAAAAGATTATGACGGCATACTTGAGATTGCTCCGGAGCTCATCAGCTCAGCCGGGAAGGAGAGGGTAGTTGAACTTTACAGATTTATTGGTGACGCTTATTACAATAAAGGGAATTATGCTGAAGCCTTACCTTATCTGGAAAAATATTCCGCCGGTGCTAAAGCAAGTGCACGTGAAGATAAATACCAGCTTGGTTATTGCTATTATAAAACCAAAGAGATCGACAAAGCTATAAAGACGCTACTTGATATTGGAGTAAGAAGTGACATCCTCAGCCATAATATCTGGAACATTCTGGGTGACTGCTACCTCCAAAAAGGTGATAAAAAGCGTGCTCAGCTGGCTTTTGGAGAAGCTTCAAAACTGAATTACGACAAGAAAATAAAAGAGGAGTCGCTTTTCAACTATGCGAAACTGACTTACGAGTTAGCCTATTCTCCATTCGGAGAGGCAATTGCATCGTTTCAGGAGTACATCGATCTTTATCCTGGTTCTGAAAGGATTCAGGAAGTGTACGATTACCTGATTGGTGCCTATATGCAGCTTAAAAGCTATAAAGCTGCTCTTGCATCGCTTGATAAGATTGCCAATAAAGACAGCCGTCTGGAGGAGGCTTATCAGAGAGTTGCATTCTTCAGGGGACTGGAATTATTCAAAAACCTTGAGATCGAGGCTTCTATAGATATGTTCGACAAGTCGCTTAAGTATGAAAAATATAACAGGCAGATAAGGGCAAGGGCAATCTACTGGAGAGGTGAGGCCTGGTACAGGCTGGCTCATTATGATAAAGCAAAAAGTGATTATGAGCAGTTTATGGGGATTCCCGGTTCTATGCTTTTAAGTGAATATAATATGGTCAGGTATAATCTTGGATATTCACTGTTTAATCTGGACGATTATTCAAATGCACTCAACCATTTCAAGACTTTCGAAAGTGGTGTCACAAATGTGCGTCCCGAGGTATTGGCTGATACAAAGAACAGGATTGCGGACTGCTATTATATCACAATGAATTATCCTTTGGCGATTAGTTATTATGATAAGGTTATAGAGTATGGTAACCTCGATGCTGATTACGCAATGTTTCAGAAGGGCTTCTCGCTTGGATTAATGAATGACGGCAAAGGGAAGGTAGACATACTTACATCTCTTATTCAGAAATATCCTAAATCGACATTTGTGCCTAATGCAATATTTGAAAGGGGCAGGGCTTATATTGTTCTTGAAGATTATGCCAGGGGCGAAGCTGATCTGAATAGTGTAATTTCAACATACCCTTCAAATCCGCTTGTGCCGCGTGCTATTGTTCAGCTTGGACTTCTTTACTACAACCTTGGTGAAAACGAAAAGGCAATTGCACAGTATAAAAAGGTTATTGAGAATTTCAAATCCACACTGGAGGCACGAAATGCAATGACCGGATTGAAAAATGCCTATGTTGAAATGAATGATGTTGAATCTTACTTTGCATATGTAAAAACACTTGACGGATACGGAGATGTCAACCTTGCTGCAAAAGATTCGATGCTTTATACATCCGGAGAAAATCTTTATATATCAGCCAGATACGACAGGGCAACGGAGGTATTCAAAAATTACCTCACAGAATTTCCGAACGGTAGTTTCAGGCAGAATGCACAGTACTATCTTGCCGAATGTCTCAGGTCAGCCGGAAACAATGACGAGGCTCTGAAGTATTATACAGCAGTAGCGGCTGAACCTAATAATCAGTTTATGGAACAATCGCTGATAGCTGCATCATCTATTGCTTTTGAGAAAGAAGACTTTGCATCATCTCTTGATTATTATGAAAGACTTGAGAATGCAGCAAATACCGATGCTACTGTACTTGCTGCTCTTAAAGGCCAGCTCAGATCTGCTTATGAGGCTGAAAATGCACAAAAGACAATTATTGCAGCAGGAAAGATCATCAGTTTTGTTAATGTTCCTGAAGAGCTGGTAAGAGAAGCTAATTTCATGAGCGCAAAGGCTAATTACAGTATAAACAAAATTGATGAGGCTCTCAGGGATTTCCGGAAAGTTTCTGTTGAAGTAACAAGTGCTGAAGGAGCAGAATCAAAATTCAGAGTCGCCGAGCTTTTGTATAAAAAAGACCAGGTTGCTGATGCAGAAAAAGTAATTACAGAGTTTATTAACCAGAATACACCGCATCAGTTCTGGATGGCCAGGATCTTTCTGCTGCTTGCAGATATCAGTATTAAGAAGGGAGATACTCTGCAGGCCCGGGCTACGCTCCAGAGCCTTAAGGATTATTATTCTGTTGATAACGACGGGATACTTGATGAGGTAAAGTCAAAACTTGACGCTCTTACTGATACAAAACAACAGCCGCTCTGA
- a CDS encoding ATP-binding cassette domain-containing protein yields MQENLPLDVIIELTNCTIWQQDHLVLSNVNLSVGKGEFIYLVGRVGSGKSSLIKTLNAQIPLRDGTGLVAGYNLSKLKRREIPYLRRKIGIVFQDFQLLIDRSVNDNLEFVLKATGWKNKTEIDTRIGEVLEKVGLGLKGYKMPHQLSGGEQQRVVIGRALLNDPDIILADEPTGNLDPETSEGIIRLLMDISKTGRAVVVATHNYTLLKKFSARTIKCDDGKLSEIREDEEMELLL; encoded by the coding sequence ATGCAGGAAAACCTACCTCTTGATGTGATTATAGAGCTGACAAACTGTACCATTTGGCAACAGGATCATCTGGTGCTTTCAAATGTCAATCTCTCAGTGGGAAAAGGTGAATTTATATATCTGGTAGGAAGGGTAGGCAGCGGAAAATCAAGTCTTATTAAAACTCTTAATGCACAGATCCCTCTCAGGGACGGTACCGGACTAGTTGCAGGTTATAATCTGTCTAAGTTAAAAAGAAGAGAGATCCCGTATCTGAGGAGGAAGATAGGTATTGTTTTTCAGGACTTCCAGTTACTTATCGACAGATCTGTAAATGATAATCTTGAATTTGTTCTTAAAGCTACCGGCTGGAAGAACAAAACTGAAATTGACACACGTATCGGAGAGGTTCTTGAAAAGGTAGGACTGGGACTGAAAGGCTATAAGATGCCTCACCAGTTGTCGGGAGGAGAGCAGCAGCGTGTTGTTATCGGACGTGCTCTGCTGAATGACCCTGACATTATTCTGGCTGATGAGCCAACAGGAAACCTCGATCCTGAAACATCAGAAGGCATCATAAGACTATTGATGGACATTAGTAAAACAGGCAGGGCAGTTGTCGTTGCCACCCATAATTACACACTTCTTAAAAAATTCTCTGCCAGAACAATCAAGTGCGATGACGGGAAACTCTCTGAAATCAGGGAGGATGAGGAGATGGAGCTGCTCCTTTGA
- a CDS encoding M20/M25/M40 family metallo-hydrolase: MQNTQGLTSKICKVQKNILILILILTSLSGRSQDPDKTIRLIFDEALSDNTAYSNLEYLSKKTPGRINGSPAAARAVEFTRQALIDAGADSVWLQKVSVPSWDRGTEKCTVVSKVKGKKVLPISALGLSVGTSSKGVVAEIIEVHDFEELKVLGRNRIEGKIVFFNRPVDNKLINSFSGYGGAVNQRTQGASEASKFGAIAVIVRSATQALDDYPHTGALRYEEGVTKIPAVAISTKGAELLSNWLRSDPSLKVSLISTCKNNPDTWSYNVIGEIRGSQNPNEFITVGGHLDSWDITEGAHDDAGGCVQAIEMIRIFKKLAIRPKRTIRAVMFMNEEMSGTGGRTYAEEAKKKGENHYAALESDRGVMSPRGFGFDTDGMKLEKLQSLSKYFIPYNIRDFDKGGGGSDIGPLKALGALQIGYMPDTQRYFSYHHSANDTFEQVNIRELQMGSAAIASLIYLIDLMDF, translated from the coding sequence ATGCAAAATACGCAAGGATTGACGTCTAAGATCTGTAAAGTGCAGAAAAATATTCTTATTCTGATACTGATCCTGACTTCACTTTCCGGCAGAAGTCAGGATCCTGATAAGACTATTCGCTTAATCTTCGATGAGGCCTTATCTGATAATACTGCTTACAGTAATCTTGAATACCTGAGTAAGAAAACCCCCGGGAGGATAAATGGTTCTCCTGCTGCCGCCAGGGCGGTTGAATTCACCAGGCAGGCTCTTATTGATGCAGGCGCCGATTCAGTGTGGCTGCAGAAGGTATCTGTACCTTCCTGGGATCGCGGAACAGAAAAATGTACTGTAGTTTCAAAGGTTAAGGGTAAAAAAGTACTCCCCATATCAGCTCTTGGTCTGTCCGTTGGAACTTCTTCAAAAGGGGTGGTTGCAGAGATTATTGAAGTTCATGATTTTGAGGAGTTGAAGGTTCTTGGACGGAACAGGATTGAAGGGAAGATAGTTTTCTTTAACAGACCAGTTGACAATAAGTTAATCAATTCATTTTCAGGTTACGGAGGGGCTGTTAATCAGCGTACTCAGGGAGCATCCGAAGCTTCAAAATTCGGAGCAATTGCCGTAATAGTCCGCTCAGCGACCCAGGCTCTTGATGATTACCCGCATACAGGAGCATTGCGATATGAAGAAGGTGTAACTAAAATTCCGGCTGTAGCTATTTCAACTAAAGGAGCAGAACTTTTAAGTAACTGGCTCAGGTCTGATCCATCACTTAAAGTAAGCCTGATCTCAACCTGCAAAAACAATCCCGATACCTGGTCTTATAATGTCATAGGTGAGATCAGAGGCTCGCAGAATCCAAATGAATTCATTACAGTCGGTGGACATCTTGATTCATGGGATATTACTGAAGGTGCACACGATGATGCCGGAGGTTGTGTACAGGCAATTGAGATGATAAGGATTTTTAAGAAACTGGCAATCAGGCCAAAACGGACAATAAGGGCTGTAATGTTCATGAATGAGGAGATGTCGGGAACTGGCGGAAGAACATATGCAGAAGAAGCAAAAAAGAAAGGTGAAAATCATTATGCAGCTCTTGAATCTGATCGTGGTGTTATGAGTCCGCGCGGATTTGGATTTGACACGGATGGCATGAAGCTTGAGAAACTGCAGTCTCTTTCGAAATACTTTATACCTTATAATATACGTGATTTTGATAAAGGAGGCGGAGGTTCTGATATCGGACCGCTAAAAGCACTTGGGGCACTACAGATTGGCTATATGCCTGACACACAGCGATATTTTTCATATCACCATTCCGCCAACGATACATTTGAACAGGTAAACATCCGCGAATTACAAATGGGCAGCGCTGCTATCGCTTCCCTGATTTACCTCATAGATCTTATGGATTTCTAG